The DNA sequence CCAGTCGCCTTTCAGGTAGTGGATGCCCCTGCGGGCGAAGGCATCGGTGACGATCGCGCTGCTCAGCGCCAGTTTTTCATTGGCGAGACAGGTGATGCACCAGTCGGCGGTCACGTTCACGAACACTGCCTTGCCCTGGGCGCGCAGCTGCGCGAGGCGCGCCGGATCGTAGTTTTCCCAGTTGGCGCTGGCGTCGGGGCCTTCCACAGCCGGCTTTGCTGCCAGCAGCGGCGAGCGCAGCACCAGCAGCGCAAGCAACAGCACTGCCACGGCGAGCGCGCGCAGAAGCAAGGAATGTTTGTGGCGCGAGGCGCGCTCCCGGATCCACAACCCGAGCGCCAGCAGCACGCAGCCGCCAGCCACGGCGGCCATGCCGTTGACTCCACTCTGCTTGCCGAGCACCCATAACAACCAGACCACGGCACCATAGAGCGGGAAGGCCAGCAGTTGCTTGAAACCTTCCATCCAGGCGCCGGGTTTGGGCAGGCGCCGCAGGGTCGCGGGGCTCAGCGTCAGCAGCAGGAATGGCGCTGCCATGCCGAAACCGAGCGCGGCAAAGATGGTCAGCGCCGTAACTGCCGGTTGCGTCATGGCGAAGCCGAGCGCGCTACCCATGAATGGCGCCGAGCACGGACTGGCCACCACCGTTGCCAGTACCCCGGTAAAAAAGGAGCCCGCGTAACCCGATTTCGCGGCCAGCGAGTTGCCGACGCCCATGATTCCGGCACCGAGGTTGATCATGCCCGAGAGCGACAGGCCCAGCACGAAGAACAGGTAGGCCAGTGCGGCGACAAAGGTCGGCGACTGCAGGTGGAAGCCCCAGCCGATCGCCGCGCCAGCCTGGCGCAAACCGATCAACAGAGCGGCCACCGCCATGAAGCTGAGGACCACGCCCGCGGTATAGACCAGACCGTGCATTGCCTGGCCGCCGCCAGCGCCGCCCTTGCCCGCGATACTGAGCACCTTGAGGGACAGCACCGGGAACACGCAGGGCATCAGGTTCAGGATCAGGCCGCCGAGTGCGGCGAGCAGCGCCATGTAGGCGAGCTCGGCAGCACTGACGGTTGCGCTCGGGGCTGGCGTCGGCATCGGGGCAGGTGCATGCACCCAGGGCGCGGTCGTGGTTTCCAGCACCGTGCCGGCGGCCGCGTCGAGCGTGAAGATTTGTTTGCGCGGCGGGTAGCAGAGCCCGGCATCGGCGCAGCCCTGCGATCGGACTTCGAGCGTCCGCACCGTGGCGCCGGGTAGTGGCAGGGTGACCGCAAGCGCACCGCGATAGACTTCCGTGGCGCCGAGATAGGCGTCTTCGTGCGCCTCGCCCGGTGGCAGTTGCACCTCGAGCGGGTGGCTTCCATCGGCGTCGCGCGTCGCGAAACCGAGGCGTTCGCGGTACAGGTAGTAGCCGGGGGTGATATCCCATTCAAACACCAGTTGCTGATCGCGGATGCTGGCACGCAGGGGGTAAGCCTGTTCGACCCGCAGGAAGCTCGTGCCGCCGCCGAGCTTGGGGCTGGGTGCCGGGCGAAGTTGCGGCAGCTCATCGGCTGCGCGCAGCGCGGAGCCGAACAGCAAGCAGGCTAAGATGAGCAGGATTCTCGGCATTTTGGCGCCTGTTGAGCTATTCGCGCCCCGGCCGTGCGCGTCGAAATCAGCATGGCAGGTATTCTAGCGAGAGTGTCGTACGGGTTTCGAGGGCGAATAATTACGCTCCTCGCCCGGAACGCTGTGGCACAATGCGAGTGAAGCTTCTGACCATGGATGAATCGACGATGTACCTGCTGCGGTGTGGCGCGATGGCGCTTCTGGCGGGTTCTGGCATCAACGCGACCGCCGCGACACTGGAACTGGACACGCCCTGGATGCGCGCGCCGGCGCCCGCACAGACGAATGCCGCGATCTATTTTCAACTGCGCAACAACGGCCCGCGGACCATGGTCCTGGATGGCGCGCAGGTCACCGGCGCGGCGAGCGCGGCGGTCCATGAGCACCGCCATGTGGATGGCCTGATGCGCATGAGCGAGGCAGGGCCGTTGCCGATCGCGCCTGGAACCGCGCTCAGGCTCGAACCCGGCGGATATCATCTGATGGTATTCGGCCTGGAAAAAACCCCGCTGGCGGGCGAGCGGGTGCCATTCTGTCTGCATTTTGCCGACGGCTCCGAGGAATGTGCCGCGGCGCTGGTCAAAGCGATTGGAGAGTAGTGTTATGGACGAGGCAAAAGCGCGGGCGATGCGCAAGACTCTGGCTCCGGGCAGCGGCATGGCGCTGGTGGTCGCGGTGCTGGTCGGGGTGTTTGCGCTCGGCTTCATCGGTGTCGGTGTGTACTGGTCGAGCGAACCGGCGCGCTTCGATGTGCGCGAGAACGCCGCGAGGTTTGCCGCCTCGCAGAACCGCCAGCTGGTGGTCGGCAGCGTGACCGTCGCGACCCTGGTGCGGGTTGCCGAAACCCTGCTCGACAAGCCGGGCGGCTACCTCAGCAACGACCTCGCACCGCCTGGCGTCTGGCTCGACAATATGCCGAACTGGGAGTTCGGCGTACTGGTGCAGGTGCGCGATCTCTCCAAGGCCATGCGCGAAACGCTGAGCCGCTCGCAGTCGCAGTCCACCGAAGATCCCGATCTGGCGCTGGCCGAACCCCAATTCAATTTCGACAGCTACTCCTGGCTGCTGCCCCCCTCGGAGAACGAGTACCGCCAGGGCATCCGCTCACTGGAAACCTATGCCCGGCGCCTGGCGGACCCGCAGAAGCCCGATGCCCAGTTCTATGCCCGCGCCGATAACCTGCGCTACTGGCTGGGCACGGTGGAGAGCCGTCTTGGCAGCCTGTCGCAGCGCCTCAGTTCGAGCGTCGGCAGGAAACGCCTCAACACGGACCTGGCCGGCGACAGTGCCGCACAGCAATCGACGCCTGCCGCGATGGAGGTGGAGACCAGGACGCCATGGGCCCGCATCGACGATGTGTTCTACGAGGCGCGTGGTACCTCGTGGGCGCTGATCCAGTTCCTCGAGGCGATAGAAGTGGATTTCGCCGACGTGCTGCAGAAAAAGAACGCCGTGGTGAGCCTGCGCCAGATCATCCGCGAGCTCGAAGGCACCCAGGAGCCGATGTGGAGCCCGCTGATCCTGAACGGCTCGGGCTTTGGTCCGCTGGCCAACCACTCGCTGGTGATGGCCTCGTATGTGTCGCGCGCCAATGCCGCGATCATCAACCTGCGCGAATTGCTGGCCCAGGGCTGAGGCCCGCTTCAGCGGGCGGTGTCGAACTCCTCGAGAATGCGCGCGTGTTCCGTCACCGGCAGACGCGGCCCGTAATGCATCACCAGCTGCGCTGCCGCATGGCTGGCCAGGCGGGCGGCCGCACCCGCGTCGTAGCCGGAAGTGATGCCATGGAGATAGGCGCCGGCAAACATGTCGCCGGCCCCGTTGGTGTCGATCGGGCGCACCTTTGGCGCCGCAACGCGGTGATAGCGCTGTCCGTCGAACACCAGGGCGCCGTCGGCGCCGAGGGTGATCGCAAATGAGCGCGCGATCGGACGCAGCGCCGCGGCCGCATCTTCGAGCACCTCACACCCGGTCCACTGCCGCGCCTCGGCCAGGTTGCAGAACAGCAGGTCGACACCGTCACCGAGCATCTCCTGCAGCCCTTCGTGGAAGTGCTCCACGATGCCGGGGTCGGAGAAGCTGAGCGCGGTGCGCACCCCGGCAGCCTCGGCGATGCGCCGTGCCGCGACCGCGGCAGCGCGCCCACTCGGAGATGTCACCAGGTATCCTCGATGTAGAGGAATTGCGAGGCGCGCAGGGCGGCCTCGTCGAGATCCCCGGCGGAGAGCGTCGAGCTGATGCCGAGAAAGGTGTTCATGGTGCGTTCGGCATCGGGCGTGATCATCACCAGGCATTTGCCGGTCACCCCGGGATCGCGGGCGGCGTGTGGGTTGGAGGCGACTCCCGCCCGCGCCAGATCCGCGAGATAGAAGCGCCCGTTCTCGTCGTCGGCCACCTTGCAGGTATAAAAGGCGCGTGAGCCGAAGCAGCACGCCGCGATCACCGAATTGGCCGCGGAGCCACCGCTGGCACGCCGTGAGGCAACCAGGTGTCCGCTGAGCAGTTCGAGCAACTGCTCCTGGCGTGGCTCGTCGACCAGTGTCATCAGGCCCTTGTCGATGCCTGCGTTGGCCAGAAACGTGTCTTCGATCGCGATTTCGGTATCGACAAGGGCGGCTCCCATGCCATAGACGTGGTATGTACTCATGCGATATTCCGTGGCCTGATGCGATCTGATGGCGCGCGATTATCGACGCCGGGCCGACCCCGCTCAAGGTGCAAAGCTGCATTTGTGGCACGCGCGGCTTGTCCTTACACTGACGCGCCATGCCCGCATCCGCCAAACCAAAGCCGGCCCGTCGCCCTGTGCGCAAGCCTTCACCTCCACCGCCGCGGCGCTGGCGCAGGGCATTGCTGCGGATAGTGCTTGCCGGCGTGGTGCTCGCACTCCCGGTGCTGATCTATCTCGATGCCTATATCCAGCGCGAGTTTTCCGGCAAGAAATGGGCGTTGCCGGCGCTGGTGTATGGACGCCCGCTGGAGGTCTATCGGGGAGCCCGGGTGTCGCCGCGCGCGATGGTCGACGAGTTGCAGACGCTGGGTTATCACGAGGCCCGCGGGGCCCTTGCGCCGGGCAGTTACAGCCTGCGCGATGCCAGCCTTGCGGTGGCTACCCGCGGTTTCCGTTTCTGGGACGGTGTAGAGCCGGCCCGGCAATTGCGCATCGGCTTCGATGCCGACGGTGTCAGCGCGCTGCAGGACGCGAGCGGCGCGGCGGTCGCGATCGCACGGCTCGAGCCGGTGCATATCGGCGGTATCTATCCCGCCCACAACGAGGACCGGATCCTGGTGCGGTTGACGGAGGTGCCACCGCTGCTGGTCAAGGCGTTGCTGGCCGTGGAGGACCGGGATTTCACCGCTCATCACGGGGTCTCGCCGCGCGGCATCATGCGGGCGCTGTGGGTGAACGTGCGCAGCGGTGCGGTCGAGCAGGGTGGCAGCACGCTGACCCAGCAACTGGTGAAGAATTTCTTCCTGACGCGCGAGCGCAGTTACAGCCGCAAGATTGCCGAGCTGGCGATGGCGGTGCTGCTCGAGCTGCATTACAGCAAGGACGAGATCCTCGAGGCGTACATCAACGAGATCTACCTCGGGCAGGACGGGCATCGTGCCATTCACGGCTTTGGGCTGGCCGCCCATTACTATTTCAACCGTCCGCTCCCGGAGCTCGAAGCGCAGCAGATCGCGCTGCTGGTAGCCCTGGTGCGCGGGCCCTCGTATTACGATCCGGGACGCCATCCGGAGCGTGCGCGCGAGCGCCGCAACCTGGTATTCCAGCACCTGGTCGAAGCCGGGGCGCTGAAACCGGAGGCCGCGCGCAAACTGGCGGCCTTGCCGCTCGGCGTCGATGATCGCGAGCGTTCGCGCTCGAAGATCTACCCGGCCTACCTGGACCTGGTGCGCCGCCAGCTGCGCGCCGACTACAGCGACCACGATCTCAGCTCCGAGGGACTGCAGGTATTTACCGGACTCGACCCGGCCGTGCAGCGTGCCGCGGAGCGTTCGCTGCAGGACACGCTGGCGGCCATCGAGCGCGATTTCGCGGCCCGCGGCAAGCCGCAGAAAGGGCTCGAAGGGGCGGTGGTGGTGACGCGTGTCGACAGCGGTGAAGTGCTGGCGCTGGTGGGTGGGCGTCATGCGCGGGGAGCGGGTTTCAACCGCGCGCTGGATGCCCTGCGCCCGGTCGGCTCGTTGATGAAGCCGGCGGTGTACCTCAGTGCGCTCGCCAGCGGGCGCTACACCCTGCTGTCGCCACTCGACGATTCGCCGCTTGCCTATCGCGGCAGTGACCGCAAAGTCTGGAGCCCGCGCAATTACGATCACAAGGACCACGGCATGGTGCGTCTGCACGATGCGCTCGCGCAGTCCTACAACCAGTCGACCGCCCGTCTCGGTCTCGAGATCGGGGTCGGGCGCGTGGTCGATACCATTCACCGCCTCGGCGTGGAGCGCGAGATCGCGGAGCTGCCATCGGTATTGCTCGGTGCGGTCGAGTTGAGCCCGATGGAAGTCGCCGGCATGTACCAGACGATCGCCTCGGGTGGCTTTGGCACGCCGCTGCGAGCGATACGCGAAGTGCTCGATGCCGACGGACAACCACTGAAGCGCTATCCGGTGGCGGTGGAGCAGAAGGTCAGCCAGTCCGCGGTATTCCTGCTCGAGTACGCGTTGCAGGAAGTGATGCGCAAGGGAACCGCGCGCTCGGCGTACCGGCGGTTGCCGGGATGGCTGAGCGTCGCCGGCAAGACCGGAACCACCGACGACCAGCGCGACAGCTGGTTTGCCGGTTATTCCGGCGATCTGCTCGCGGTGGTGTGGATCGGCCGCGACGACAACGGCGTGACCGCACTGACCGGCGCCACCGGCGCGTTGCCGGTGTGGTCCGGGCTGATGGCCGAGGTGAGCCGCGAACCCCTGCGCTCGCAGGCGCCCGCAGGCGTGGTAGAGGCCTGGATCGACGATGCCAGTGGCGGCATCAGTGCCGAGGGTTGTGCGGGTGCACTGCGGATGCCGTTCCTGAGTGGTACCGAGCCCGAATATCAGGCGGACTGTGGCGGTGGGGGCGTCCGCTGGCCATGGAGCAAACAGCAGCCGGCGCCGCCGGTGGATGCCACGGCACAGCCACGCGCCGCGCCGCAGGCCGAGGATTCGGTCGACAAGGAACAGGAGCGGTGGTGGAAGCGCTGGTTCGGTGGCTCCGGTTGAGCCCCCGGGCGTTGCAGCCACGCGCGCAGGCGGTCAGAATCCTCCGCTCCGCCACAGGAACCCGCAATGAACCATTGGTCGTATCGATTCGAGCGAAGCTTCGGTCAGGCACGCCGCCTGGGACTGGCACTGCTGGTGCTGGTACTCGCTGCCTGCTCCACTCCCTACGCGCGCGACACATCCTCGTCTCCTGCCGTGAGCGTGCCCGAGCCGGGCGCAGCGCGCGCGGGAGCGCACGCCGCGCCGGCGACAGCGCCCTCCGTGGCGCAGCCACATGCGGCGCCGGATAGCGGTCGGTTGCAGGCGGGCAGTGCCGCCCAGACGCCAGGCGGGTTTGGCGCGCAACCCGATTACCGGCCGGCCCCGAGCAGCAACAGTGCCGTCAACACGCTGCTCGCGCAGGCCGACGATGCGCGTCAGCAGGGCGATCTCGATGCCGCCATCGCGGCGGCGGAGCGGGCCTTGCGCATTGCGCCAGCGGATCCCGCCGTCTATTACCAGTTGGCCGTACTCCGGATGCAACGCGGCGACCTGGCCCTCGCCGATCAATTGGCACGCAAGGGGTTGAGCTACCAGCCGGACCCCGGCTTGCAGCTGCGGCTGCAGGAAATCATCGAGCGCGCGCGGCGCGGCATCACCGGCTAGTCTCGAGCCGCAAGCGCCCCCGCGCATCGCGCCGAAACTCCAGGCGACGGCTGATACACATCGGCAGTTCGTCGGCTTCATGGCTCACGTAGAGAATCTGGGTCGTGGAACCGGTCGCGATCCGGTCGATCAGCTCCAGCACGCGCCGCCGGTTGGCCTGGTCGAGCCCCGAGCACGGTTCGTCCAGCATCAATATCGGCGGTGATTTCACCATCGCGCGGGCAATCAACGCCAGCCGCTGTTCGCCAAAAGAAAGCGTATCGAAGCGCTCATCCGCCCTGGTGGCCAGCCCCAGCAGCGCCAGCCACTGCCGCGCCGTCTGCGTCTGCAACGGTCCGCAACTCTGATACAGGCCGAGCGTATCGAAGAAGCCGCTGGCAACCACCTCGAACACACTGCTGCGCCGGGGGTAGGAGAGGTGCAGCTGGTTGCTGACGATGCCGAATCGCTGCTTGATTTCCCAGACCGACTCGCCGCTGCCGCGCAAGCAGCCGAACACGCGGACCTGTTGGCCATACGCGCGGGGATTGTCACCCGCGATCAGCGCGAGCAGGGTCGACTTGCCGCATCCATTGGGACCGGCAATGCTCAGGTGCTCGCCGGGATCGAGACGCAGGCTGATCCCGTCCAGCACTTCGTTGTCACCAAAACGCGCGTGCACATCCGTCAGTTCGAGCAGCGGGCCGGCGGGGCGCGCGTGCGCTGCAGGGTCGAGCGGTGCCGGAAGCGCGGTGGCCGCGGGTGCATGGTCACCGGACAGGTGCCTCAGCTGCGGGTGCCGAAGCACCCGGGCGCGGGGGCCGCTGGCAAGCACTACACCGTGATCGAGCAACAGCACATGGGTGATCGCACCGGGGATATCCTGCGGGCGGCGCGTCAGCAGCAGGACATGCGTGGGGCCCGCGAGCAGTTCCGCGAGCAGCGTGCGCAGCATGGTTCGCGCGCCCGCGTCCACGCCTTCGAACGGGTTGTCGAGTACCAGCACGGCGGGTTTGCGCAGCAACTCGCGGGCGATCAGCGTGCGGCGCATCTCGCCACTCGACAGGAAGCGTATGCCGCGCTCCATCAGGGCTGCGATGCCCAGCCGCCCGGCGACGTGATCGATTTCGGTGGTGTCGTCGCCGGCGCCGGCACCAAGCAATGCGCGCACCGTGGTGCCTGCATCCACCGCGGTCTCCAGGAATTCGCTGATATCGTGCTGTGCGTCGAGATCGCACAGTGCCTTTTGGCGCTCGAACGATACCCAGCCGATATCGCGCGCGGGCTCGATGCCGGCGCTGAATTCGATCCTGCCGCTGCTCGGACGCAGGCTGCCGGCAAGCAATTGCACCAGCGCGGTCTTGCCGGCCCCATTGGCTCCGAGGACGGCCCATTGCTGGTCCGTGGCAAGCGTCCAGTCGAGGTCGCGGAAGAACATTCGCCCCTGCAGCCGCAGGCAGACGCGGCTCAGGCGTAGCCAAGCGGCCATTTTTCCCCTCGTTGTCATTGAATCAAACCCGGCTTTGACCTCAAATACAGGGTCAAATGTAACCGACGCCGCTGCTCCGTGGCGATGAACCCTGTATTGTTCAGGCTGCCTGGTGCGCAGTTCCCGGGGAGCAGATTCAGTCGCGCCGGCGCAAGGAAGAAACCATGAATGACGACGAAATCCCGGACGGACAGGATGCGCTGAGCGATATTCGCATCGCCACGCAGTTGCTCGAAGCCCACCAGCCGCGGCGCAAGCTGGTGCGTCGCTGGATGGCACGCTCGGCGGTCGGTGTGTACCTGGATGAGCAGGGCGGCAATGGTCTGCACGCGCTGATGATCAAGCGGGCCGAGCGGGTGGGCGATCCATGGTCCGGCCATATGGCGTTTCCGGGCGGGCGCAAGGATCGCGCGGACCGCAACACGCTGGATACCGCCAAGCGCGAGACACGGGAGGAGATCGCGCTCGACGCGGACCTGCATGCCGGGCTCCTCGGGCGGCTGTCGGATATCGTCACTCACCCGCGTCTGCGCAGCGCGCCGATGGTGATCACGCCATACGTGTTCCGGCTGTATTCCGTGCCGCAGCTGGTGCCAAACCATGAAGTCGACGAAGTGCTGTGGGTGCCGCTGGCGTTCCTGGCCGATCGCTCGAATCGCGAGAAGATGCGCTGGGCGCCCAACGGCATCCCCATCGAGTTGCCCTGCTACATGTATCGCGACAGGCGTATCTGGGGTCTGTCGCTGATGATGCTCGACGAGTTGCTGGATGCGTTGTCGTGACAAAGAATGCTAAAGTCGCGCGCCCGTTCATTGCCCGCCCGCCGTGCCTGTCCCGCAGTTCGCCGGCGTCGTGCTTCACACGATAATCACCGGCCTGGAGTCGTTCACGGATGCGGAACCGATTGCTGAATGCCTATCAGCGGCTGTTGTTGTCGCGCCCTTGGCTGAGCCTCGGCGTGATCGCGCTGCTGATCGTGCTGTTTGCGGTACGCATTCCGGAACTCAGGCTGGAGGCATCCGCCGATACCCTGGTGCTGGAGGGGGACAAGGCGCTCGAGTTCTATCGCGAGATCGGCAAACGCTTCGGTTCGCAGAGCTTCCTGGTGATCACCTACCGTCCGTTGCACGAGGATCTGATGTCCGATGCGGTGCTCGGGCGCATTGCCGCGTTGCGCGCGGAGTTGCAGCAGCTCGAGAACGTCCGCGCCGTCACCAGCATCCTCGACGTACCCCTGCTCTACAGTCCGCCGATATCGTTCACCGATATCGGCGAGCCCATGCATACGCTGCGCGATGCGGGGGTGGACCGCGAGCTCGCGCGCCGCGAGTTTCTCGAAAGCCCGATCTATCGTGAACTCATTCTCGGCGACGACGGGCAGGAAACCGCGCTGCAGGTCACGTTGAAACCCGACCTCGAGTGGGATGCACTGCTCGAGCGGCGCGAGATTTTGCGCAGCAAGCGCGGACAGGGCTTCTTCAGCGCCGAGGAAAAACGCGAACTCGAGCGCGTCGAGAGCGAATTCGCGACGCGGTCGGTGATCGTGCAGGACCAGCAGCGTCGCTATATCGAGCAGGTGCGCGGCATTCTCGAGCGCTATCGCGCGGATGCGAGCATTTTTCTCGGCGGCGTGCCGATGATAGCGGTCGACATGATCGCATTTGCGCAGAATGACCTCGAGAGATTCGGCGGCGCCATTCTCGGCATCATGCTGCTGGTGCTGGCGCTGATTTTCCGGCGCGCCGTGTGGGTGCTGATTCCGCTCACGGCCTGCGCATCGACCTGCCTGCTGATGCTCGGACTGATCGCCTGGAACCAGTGGCCGCTCACGGTGGTGTCCTCGAATTTCGTGCCATTGCTGCTGATCCTGTCGCTGGCGATCACCATTCACCTGATCAATTACTACCGCGAACAGTTCGAGGTGCGCCCGGACGCGCCGCACGAAGAGCTGGTGCTCGATACCGTTCGTTTCATGATCACCCCGATTGTCTATACCTCCGCCACCACCGGCGTGGCGTTTGCCTCGTTTGTCGTGAGCGGCATCAAGCCGGTAATCGATTTTGGCTGGATGATGACGATTGGCATTGCGGTGTCGATGCTGGTGGCGTTCACGCTGGTGCCGGTGCTTTTGCTGCTGGCCGGAAAGCCCGCGGCGAAGCCCGCAGGCAGCAGCCACGACCCGTTTGCGCTGGTCATGGCGCGCATGGTGGTGCATCACGGCAACGCGGTGCTGCTGGTCTCGCTGTTGCTGCTGATCGTGGGCCTGGTCGGGCTGAGCCGGCTGCAGGTCGAGAACCGCTTCATCGATTATTTCGACCAGTCGACCGAAATATATCGCGGCATGGAGCTGATCGACCGCGAACTCGGCGGCACCATTCCACTGTCGATCGTGCTGGATATCGATGTGCCGTCCGCGCTGCCGGAACTGCCGCCTGCGGCGGACGAGTTCAGCGATGATTTCGATGATGAACCGGCCACGGATTCCGGCGATGAATTCGCCGACGATTTCGATGATGCGGAGGCGTCCGCCGGTGCCAACCCAGTGGATCCGTGGTTCACGGTCTATGGACTGCAGCGGGTAAAGGAAGTCCATGATTACCTGGAGTCGCTGCCGGAAGTCGGCAAGGTACTGTCGCTGGGTACCGTTTACGATGTGGCGAACGATCTGCTGGGAGGTGGCGTCGATGACATCCAGCTCGCCATTGCCTACCGCAGCCTGCCAGAGGATATGCGCAAGCTGTTGCTCGATCCGTTCCTGTCGCGTGCTACCAGCCAGGCGATGATATCGCTGCGCATCAAGGAAACCAGCGCAGGGCTGCGCCGCGACGAGTTGCTCAAGCGCATCCGCTCCCACCTGGTCGACAAACTCGGCTTTGCGCCCGACAAGATGCACATGACCGGCATGCTGGTGCTCTACAACAACGTGCTGCAGAGCCTGTTCCGTTCGCAGATCCTGACGATCGGCGTGACCTTCCTGGTCATCCTGATGATGTTCCTGGTGCTGTTCCGCTCGGTCTACCTGTCGCTGCTGGCATTGGCACCCAACCTGCTCGCGGCGGGCGTGGTGCTCGGCACCATGGGCCTCACCGGAGTGCCGCTCGACGTGATGACGATAACGATCGCCGCGATCGTGGTCGGTATCGGTGTCGATGACTGTATCCACTACGTGTTTCGTTTCAGGCACGAATTCGCGATCGACCACGATTACGTGGCCGCCACCTACCGCAGTCATGGCAGTATCGGCAAGGCGATGTATTACACCTCGGTCACGATCGTCGCGGGATTCTCGATCCTGGCGCTTTCGAACTTCCGCCCGAGTATCTATTTCGGCGTGCTGACGGCCTTCGCGATGGTGGTCGCGATGCTCGGCGGCCTGCTGTTGTTGCCACGCCTGATTCTCCTGTTCAAGCCGCTCGGACCGGATCAGGCGCGGGAAGCCCCGGTCGATGCCGCGGTGATCGCCGGTGATTGAGCGGGTCACGACGGAAGGGGAAGAGCTTGCGCTGTTCCCGCTGCGCTCGGTGCTGTTGCCGGGAGCGCGCATGGCGTTGCAGATTTTCGAGCCGCGCTATCTCGACCTGGTCAGCCACTGCATGAAAAACGACTGCGGTTTCGGCATCGTGCGCATTACCGAGGGGCACGAGATCATTCTTGCGCAGGGCAGCGAACCGCCCGCCACCGCACGGGTCGGCACGCTGGCGCGGATCGTGGATTGGGACGCTCTGCCGGGGGGCAGGTTGCGGATCACCATCGAGGGCGGGCGCCGGTTTCGGGTGGCTTCCCGGCGCCTTGCGCCTGACCGGCTGATGTACGGCGGAATCGACTGGCTGCCGGATGCGGCCGCGCTGCCGCTCGCCGACGATTATGTCCATCTGCAGGAAATAATGAGTGGGCTGGCAGAGCATCCGGCGCTCGCGCGTCTCGGGGTGAGCGGTGCGCAGCCCGACAGCGCGCATCTCGCCTACGCGCTTGCGCAGTACCTGCCACTCGACGAGGACGACCGCTACGCGGTGCTGCTCGAGCAGGATCCGTTGCGTGGCCTGGAATTTCTCGCTCGCATCGTGCGCGAGCTCGGCGGCATGAGCTGATTGCAGGAAATTCGTGACAGTGAACTTTTTCGAGTCCCATGAAAAAGTTCACCATCACCAATTTTTGCGTGGATTTC is a window from the Gammaproteobacteria bacterium genome containing:
- a CDS encoding protein-disulfide reductase DsbD, which encodes MPRILLILACLLFGSALRAADELPQLRPAPSPKLGGGTSFLRVEQAYPLRASIRDQQLVFEWDITPGYYLYRERLGFATRDADGSHPLEVQLPPGEAHEDAYLGATEVYRGALAVTLPLPGATVRTLEVRSQGCADAGLCYPPRKQIFTLDAAAGTVLETTTAPWVHAPAPMPTPAPSATVSAAELAYMALLAALGGLILNLMPCVFPVLSLKVLSIAGKGGAGGGQAMHGLVYTAGVVLSFMAVAALLIGLRQAGAAIGWGFHLQSPTFVAALAYLFFVLGLSLSGMINLGAGIMGVGNSLAAKSGYAGSFFTGVLATVVASPCSAPFMGSALGFAMTQPAVTALTIFAALGFGMAAPFLLLTLSPATLRRLPKPGAWMEGFKQLLAFPLYGAVVWLLWVLGKQSGVNGMAAVAGGCVLLALGLWIRERASRHKHSLLLRALAVAVLLLALLVLRSPLLAAKPAVEGPDASANWENYDPARLAQLRAQGKAVFVNVTADWCITCLANEKLALSSAIVTDAFARRGIHYLKGDWTNSDPVLTRLLWQHGRSGVPLYLFYPARPAAEPRILPQLLTPGIVLEALEPG
- a CDS encoding copper chaperone PCu(A)C — its product is MRVKLLTMDESTMYLLRCGAMALLAGSGINATAATLELDTPWMRAPAPAQTNAAIYFQLRNNGPRTMVLDGAQVTGAASAAVHEHRHVDGLMRMSEAGPLPIAPGTALRLEPGGYHLMVFGLEKTPLAGERVPFCLHFADGSEECAAALVKAIGE
- a CDS encoding DUF2333 family protein, producing MDEAKARAMRKTLAPGSGMALVVAVLVGVFALGFIGVGVYWSSEPARFDVRENAARFAASQNRQLVVGSVTVATLVRVAETLLDKPGGYLSNDLAPPGVWLDNMPNWEFGVLVQVRDLSKAMRETLSRSQSQSTEDPDLALAEPQFNFDSYSWLLPPSENEYRQGIRSLETYARRLADPQKPDAQFYARADNLRYWLGTVESRLGSLSQRLSSSVGRKRLNTDLAGDSAAQQSTPAAMEVETRTPWARIDDVFYEARGTSWALIQFLEAIEVDFADVLQKKNAVVSLRQIIRELEGTQEPMWSPLILNGSGFGPLANHSLVMASYVSRANAAIINLRELLAQG
- the mrcB gene encoding penicillin-binding protein 1B, yielding MLRIVLAGVVLALPVLIYLDAYIQREFSGKKWALPALVYGRPLEVYRGARVSPRAMVDELQTLGYHEARGALAPGSYSLRDASLAVATRGFRFWDGVEPARQLRIGFDADGVSALQDASGAAVAIARLEPVHIGGIYPAHNEDRILVRLTEVPPLLVKALLAVEDRDFTAHHGVSPRGIMRALWVNVRSGAVEQGGSTLTQQLVKNFFLTRERSYSRKIAELAMAVLLELHYSKDEILEAYINEIYLGQDGHRAIHGFGLAAHYYFNRPLPELEAQQIALLVALVRGPSYYDPGRHPERARERRNLVFQHLVEAGALKPEAARKLAALPLGVDDRERSRSKIYPAYLDLVRRQLRADYSDHDLSSEGLQVFTGLDPAVQRAAERSLQDTLAAIERDFAARGKPQKGLEGAVVVTRVDSGEVLALVGGRHARGAGFNRALDALRPVGSLMKPAVYLSALASGRYTLLSPLDDSPLAYRGSDRKVWSPRNYDHKDHGMVRLHDALAQSYNQSTARLGLEIGVGRVVDTIHRLGVEREIAELPSVLLGAVELSPMEVAGMYQTIASGGFGTPLRAIREVLDADGQPLKRYPVAVEQKVSQSAVFLLEYALQEVMRKGTARSAYRRLPGWLSVAGKTGTTDDQRDSWFAGYSGDLLAVVWIGRDDNGVTALTGATGALPVWSGLMAEVSREPLRSQAPAGVVEAWIDDASGGISAEGCAGALRMPFLSGTEPEYQADCGGGGVRWPWSKQQPAPPVDATAQPRAAPQAEDSVDKEQERWWKRWFGGSG
- a CDS encoding tetratricopeptide repeat protein, yielding MNHWSYRFERSFGQARRLGLALLVLVLAACSTPYARDTSSSPAVSVPEPGAARAGAHAAPATAPSVAQPHAAPDSGRLQAGSAAQTPGGFGAQPDYRPAPSSNSAVNTLLAQADDARQQGDLDAAIAAAERALRIAPADPAVYYQLAVLRMQRGDLALADQLARKGLSYQPDPGLQLRLQEIIERARRGITG
- a CDS encoding ATP-binding cassette domain-containing protein, giving the protein MAAWLRLSRVCLRLQGRMFFRDLDWTLATDQQWAVLGANGAGKTALVQLLAGSLRPSSGRIEFSAGIEPARDIGWVSFERQKALCDLDAQHDISEFLETAVDAGTTVRALLGAGAGDDTTEIDHVAGRLGIAALMERGIRFLSSGEMRRTLIARELLRKPAVLVLDNPFEGVDAGARTMLRTLLAELLAGPTHVLLLTRRPQDIPGAITHVLLLDHGVVLASGPRARVLRHPQLRHLSGDHAPAATALPAPLDPAAHARPAGPLLELTDVHARFGDNEVLDGISLRLDPGEHLSIAGPNGCGKSTLLALIAGDNPRAYGQQVRVFGCLRGSGESVWEIKQRFGIVSNQLHLSYPRRSSVFEVVASGFFDTLGLYQSCGPLQTQTARQWLALLGLATRADERFDTLSFGEQRLALIARAMVKSPPILMLDEPCSGLDQANRRRVLELIDRIATGSTTQILYVSHEADELPMCISRRLEFRRDARGRLRLETSR